One window of the Desulfobacterales bacterium genome contains the following:
- the yedF gene encoding sulfurtransferase-like selenium metabolism protein YedF, with product MKEIDVRGLACPAPVLQTKAALQKENLQSVRIVVDNAASQQNVQRFLESQGFQTTLGQNEADYLVIGTCDAAPDIPPRLSEEKKSGEKKIMVMCATDRMGFGDDDLGRKLMFNFLRTLKEMGNELWRLVFVNNGVKLTIDGSEVIEDLKNYEKEGLKILVCGTCLNHFNLLERKQSGETTNMLDIVTAMQLADKVINI from the coding sequence ATGAAGGAAATAGATGTCCGTGGATTGGCCTGCCCGGCGCCTGTGCTTCAAACCAAAGCAGCGCTGCAGAAGGAAAATCTCCAAAGCGTAAGAATTGTTGTCGACAATGCCGCTTCCCAGCAGAATGTTCAACGCTTCCTGGAGTCCCAGGGTTTTCAGACGACGCTTGGACAAAATGAGGCTGATTACCTGGTCATCGGGACCTGTGATGCAGCGCCCGATATACCGCCCCGTTTATCCGAGGAGAAAAAATCCGGTGAAAAAAAGATCATGGTCATGTGCGCTACCGACCGCATGGGTTTCGGAGACGATGACCTGGGCCGGAAGCTGATGTTCAATTTCCTGCGCACGCTTAAAGAAATGGGCAACGAGTTGTGGCGGCTGGTATTCGTGAACAATGGTGTGAAGCTGACCATCGACGGCTCGGAGGTGATAGAGGATCTCAAAAACTACGAAAAGGAAGGGCTCAAGATTCTGGTGTGCGGCACTTGCTTGAACCATTTCAATCTTCTGGAAAGAAAACAGTCCGGCGAGACGACCAATATGCTGGACATCGTCACCGCCATGCAGTTGGCCGACAAGGTGATCAATATCTGA
- the selD gene encoding selenide, water dikinase SelD, translating to MEDKKRMRLTEMLTGAGUASKLPPGDLDRVLRGMVFPTDENVLVGLGSADDAGVYKISDDLALIQTVDFFTPVVDDPYWFGQIAAANALSDVYAMGGTPKTAMNLVAFPVKEMDLSILRQIIQGGLDKLTEAEVVLIGGHSIEDKELKYGLSVTGFVHPARVLIKKNLQAGDQIILTKPLGTGIVSTAIKARMASAHLTDKVTHLMALLNRDATRSMSNFNVSACTDVTGFGLLGHLAEMVCGSGMSARVFSEQVPVIAEALEFAAMGLIPAGAYKNREFREPMIAFAEPVKRTRQDILFDPQTSGGLLISINGHQAGKLVEALKNAGISDAAQIGEILSGPEEKIWVV from the coding sequence CGTCCAAACTTCCTCCAGGGGACCTGGACAGGGTGTTGCGCGGCATGGTGTTTCCGACGGATGAGAACGTTCTCGTGGGGTTAGGCAGTGCGGACGATGCCGGTGTTTACAAAATTTCAGACGACCTGGCGCTGATCCAGACGGTTGATTTCTTCACACCCGTCGTGGACGATCCATACTGGTTCGGACAAATTGCCGCCGCTAACGCACTGAGCGATGTCTACGCCATGGGTGGAACACCAAAGACCGCCATGAACCTGGTGGCCTTTCCGGTCAAGGAAATGGATTTATCGATTCTTCGGCAAATTATCCAGGGTGGCCTTGACAAACTGACGGAGGCTGAAGTGGTTCTCATCGGCGGGCATAGCATTGAGGACAAGGAATTAAAGTACGGCCTGTCCGTTACCGGATTCGTGCACCCGGCGCGGGTGCTTATCAAGAAGAACCTGCAGGCGGGAGACCAGATAATTTTGACAAAACCGCTCGGCACAGGAATTGTCAGCACCGCCATCAAGGCAAGGATGGCTTCTGCGCACCTCACAGATAAAGTGACCCATTTGATGGCCTTGCTCAACCGAGACGCCACCAGGAGCATGTCGAATTTTAACGTCAGTGCCTGTACCGATGTTACCGGCTTCGGTCTGCTCGGGCACCTGGCCGAGATGGTCTGCGGGTCGGGAATGAGCGCGCGGGTCTTTTCCGAGCAGGTGCCGGTGATTGCGGAAGCCCTTGAATTTGCAGCTATGGGCCTGATCCCTGCCGGTGCATACAAGAACAGGGAGTTTCGGGAGCCGATGATCGCCTTTGCGGAACCGGTAAAGCGTACCCGGCAGGATATCCTGTTCGACCCCCAAACGTCGGGTGGATTGCTGATTAGCATAAACGGCCATCAAGCTGGCAAACTCGTTGAAGCCCTGAAAAATGCGGGCATCTCCGATGCGGCTCAGATTGGGGAAATACTAAGCGGTCCGGAAGAAAAAATATGGGTTGTATAA